A genomic segment from Nitrospirota bacterium encodes:
- a CDS encoding cysteine protease — protein MCNTYEKLGMGWLPDYPDFRDYTEGHDEISNALKPTRILRSGVKIPSSMDLRQWCSPVDNQLTIGSCTAHAGVGMVEYYEKRAFGKYIDASRLFLYKTTRNLLHFSGDTGAFLRSAMGALVLFGTPPEEYWPYNTADFDKEPTAFCYAFAQSYQAIKYFRHDPSATPKDVLLDRIKKYLSSGHPSMFGFAVYSSIEQSVKTGQIPFPCKGEKIAGGHAVVAVGYDDKMKIKNTDACGKEIRGALLIRNSWGAGWGEAGYGWLPYEYILSGLAEDFWSITKKEWIDTGEFTK, from the coding sequence ATGTGCAATACTTATGAAAAATTGGGAATGGGGTGGCTTCCGGATTATCCTGATTTCAGGGACTACACTGAGGGACATGACGAGATTAGCAATGCGCTTAAACCAACGCGCATCCTGCGGTCAGGGGTAAAAATACCTTCTTCCATGGACCTCAGGCAGTGGTGCTCGCCTGTAGATAACCAGCTAACCATCGGCTCATGCACTGCTCATGCCGGCGTTGGGATGGTGGAGTATTATGAGAAAAGGGCCTTTGGTAAATATATTGACGCCTCCCGTCTTTTCCTCTACAAAACAACGCGCAACCTCCTCCACTTTTCAGGCGACACAGGCGCATTTCTAAGAAGCGCAATGGGCGCGCTTGTGCTCTTCGGAACACCGCCTGAAGAATACTGGCCGTATAACACCGCTGACTTTGACAAAGAGCCGACTGCATTCTGCTATGCCTTTGCACAGAGTTATCAGGCAATAAAATATTTCAGGCACGACCCTTCTGCAACGCCAAAGGACGTTTTGCTGGACCGCATAAAAAAATATCTTTCGTCGGGACATCCGTCAATGTTCGGCTTTGCGGTTTACAGTTCCATAGAGCAGTCGGTAAAGACAGGGCAGATACCGTTCCCATGCAAGGGCGAAAAAATAGCAGGCGGGCATGCGGTCGTGGCAGTGGGCTATGACGATAAAATGAAGATAAAAAATACAGACGCCTGCGGAAAGGAAATCAGAGGCGCACTGCTTATCAGAAATTCATGGGGCGCAGGATGGGGAGAAGCGGGCTACGGATGGCTTCCTTATGAATATATATTAAGCGGGCTTGCAGAGGACTTCTGGTCCATCACAAAAAAGGAATGGATTGACACAGGAGAGTTTACCAAGTAA
- the thiC gene encoding phosphomethylpyrimidine synthase ThiC, which produces MTRIELAKKGIITEEVKKAAASEGIAPEMLAEDIAEGVSVIARNINHDIAPVAIGRGLKTKINANIGTSKDMVSIDDELQKLDVLIQYGSDAVMDLSTGGPIKDIRKLLLRKSSIPVGTVPIYEAVVNTVETKGSIARMSVDNLFTAIEEHAEQGVDFVTVHCGLTRKTIEALRNEGRILDIVSRGGAFLLEWMIYNDRENPLYENYDRLLEIAKKYDLTLSLGDGARPGCLADATDATQLDELLTLGQLRDRAVQAGVQVIIEGPGHVPLNQVELNVKIQKEICKGAPFYVLGPIVTDIAMGYDHIAAAIGGAVAGAAGADFLCYVTPSEHTRLPNLEDVKEGVIASKIAAHAADIAKGVKGAMSPDIEMAKRRKALDWNGQIGLSFNPEKIRQWRAEIPPQESEVCSMCGEFCAIKTVEKALRMR; this is translated from the coding sequence ATGACAAGAATTGAGCTTGCAAAAAAAGGAATAATCACAGAAGAGGTTAAAAAGGCAGCGGCATCAGAAGGCATTGCGCCTGAGATGTTAGCTGAAGATATTGCAGAAGGCGTGTCGGTTATTGCAAGGAACATTAACCACGACATTGCGCCTGTTGCGATAGGTAGGGGGCTTAAGACAAAAATCAATGCAAACATCGGGACATCCAAAGACATGGTGTCTATTGACGACGAGCTGCAGAAGCTTGACGTGCTTATCCAATACGGCTCTGATGCGGTCATGGACCTTTCAACAGGCGGGCCGATTAAAGACATAAGAAAACTGCTTTTAAGAAAATCCTCCATCCCGGTTGGAACGGTCCCGATATACGAGGCAGTGGTAAATACCGTTGAGACAAAAGGCTCTATTGCCAGGATGAGCGTTGACAATCTTTTCACTGCCATTGAAGAGCACGCGGAACAGGGTGTTGACTTTGTAACCGTGCACTGCGGGCTTACGAGAAAGACCATTGAGGCATTAAGAAACGAAGGCCGGATACTTGACATCGTCAGCCGCGGAGGGGCATTCCTCCTTGAGTGGATGATTTATAATGACAGGGAAAACCCGCTTTATGAAAATTATGACAGGCTGCTTGAGATTGCAAAGAAATATGACCTTACCTTAAGCTTGGGCGACGGCGCGCGCCCCGGATGCCTTGCCGATGCCACTGATGCAACACAATTGGATGAACTCCTGACGCTTGGGCAGTTAAGGGACAGGGCGGTTCAGGCAGGGGTGCAGGTAATTATTGAAGGACCGGGGCATGTCCCGCTTAATCAGGTTGAGCTTAATGTAAAAATCCAGAAGGAAATCTGCAAGGGCGCGCCGTTTTATGTGCTTGGACCCATTGTCACGGACATTGCAATGGGCTATGACCACATTGCGGCAGCCATCGGAGGCGCAGTGGCAGGTGCGGCAGGCGCTGACTTTCTCTGTTATGTAACGCCGTCAGAGCATACACGGCTTCCAAATCTTGAAGATGTCAAAGAAGGCGTCATTGCATCAAAGATAGCGGCGCATGCTGCAGATATTGCAAAAGGCGTTAAGGGCGCCATGAGTCCTGACATAGAAATGGCAAAGAGGAGAAAGGCGCTGGACTGGAACGGTCAGATAGGGCTTTCGTTTAATCCCGAAAAGATACGGCAGTGGAGAGCAGAGATCCCTCCGCAGGAATCAGAGGTCTGCAGTATGTGCGGAGAATTCTGCGCAATCAAGACCGTTGAAAAGGCGCTCAGGATGCGGTAG
- the thiE gene encoding thiamine phosphate synthase → MSNKAIDFRLYLITDRKLFTACLPTRQVHCSLFTAIKEALKGGARAIQLREKDLGTRELLKLTYKMRELTKKYNAKLFINDRLDIALAVGADGVHLAQNSIPADAVRKVVHACLPDRQASRFLIGVSTHSLKEAVEAEKKGADFITFGPVYRTPSKLKYGAPLGRETLKKTAKKIKIPVFAIGGVKLNKISELKDAGAYGVAVISEIFRAEDIRGKTKEMIKVIGSIHKAYLPSKSL, encoded by the coding sequence ATGAGTAACAAAGCAATTGATTTTAGACTTTATTTAATTACCGATAGAAAACTGTTCACTGCCTGCCTGCCGACAAGGCAGGTTCACTGTTCACTATTCACTGCCATTAAAGAGGCATTAAAAGGCGGGGCAAGGGCAATTCAACTCAGGGAAAAGGATTTAGGCACAAGGGAGCTTTTAAAACTAACGTATAAAATGAGGGAATTGACTAAAAAATACAACGCAAAACTTTTTATCAACGACAGGCTGGACATTGCGCTTGCTGTCGGGGCTGACGGAGTACACCTTGCTCAAAACAGCATCCCCGCGGATGCAGTAAGAAAGGTTGTTCACGCCTGCCTACCGGACAGGCAGGCATCACGGTTTTTAATCGGGGTTTCAACGCATTCTTTAAAAGAGGCGGTGGAGGCGGAAAAAAAGGGAGCTGATTTTATAACCTTCGGGCCGGTTTACAGAACCCCGTCAAAATTAAAATACGGCGCACCGCTCGGCAGAGAGACATTAAAAAAGACTGCAAAAAAAATAAAGATTCCGGTTTTTGCAATCGGCGGGGTGAAACTTAATAAAATCAGCGAATTAAAAGATGCAGGCGCATACGGGGTTGCAGTGATATCAGAGATTTTCAGGGCAGAGGATATAAGGGGGAAAACAAAGGAGATGATTAAGGTAATAGGAAGTATTCATAAGGCATATCTGCCTTCAAAATCTCTCTAA
- a CDS encoding thiazole synthase, whose protein sequence is MEDKLIIRGIEFKSRLWVGTGKYKNFEETQRAIEAAGADVVTVAVRRVNIFDRKSGNLLDFIDPKKYKILPNTAGCYTMEDALRYARLAREAGISDLIKLEVIGDEKTLFPDVCATLKATEILAKEGFMVLPYVNDDPVMALRLVDAGASAVMPLAAPIGSGLGIRNPYNIKIILEQAKVPIIVDAGVGTASDTAIAMELGCDAVLLNTAIAGAKDPVAMAEAMKFAVMAGRLAYKAGRMPKKLYANASSPFEGML, encoded by the coding sequence ATGGAAGATAAATTGATAATCAGGGGCATTGAGTTTAAATCCCGGCTCTGGGTTGGAACGGGAAAATATAAGAACTTTGAAGAAACACAAAGGGCAATAGAAGCGGCAGGCGCAGATGTCGTGACAGTTGCGGTAAGAAGGGTGAATATATTTGACAGGAAATCTGGAAACCTGCTTGATTTCATTGACCCTAAAAAATATAAAATCCTGCCCAATACGGCAGGCTGTTATACAATGGAAGATGCCTTAAGATATGCAAGACTTGCAAGGGAGGCAGGAATCTCTGACCTTATAAAGCTTGAGGTCATAGGCGATGAAAAGACCCTGTTCCCTGATGTCTGCGCTACGCTCAAGGCAACGGAGATTCTTGCAAAGGAGGGGTTTATGGTACTTCCTTATGTAAATGATGATCCTGTAATGGCTTTGAGGCTTGTGGATGCAGGCGCAAGCGCTGTCATGCCTCTTGCGGCGCCCATCGGCTCAGGGCTTGGCATAAGAAACCCGTACAACATAAAAATTATTCTTGAGCAGGCAAAGGTCCCGATAATTGTTGATGCGGGCGTCGGGACCGCCTCTGATACTGCTATTGCAATGGAATTGGGATGCGACGCCGTGCTTTTAAACACAGCGATTGCAGGCGCAAAAGACCCGGTTGCAATGGCTGAAGCGATGAAGTTTGCGGTAATGGCAGGAAGGCTGGCGTACAAGGCAGGAAGGATGCCCAAAAAACTCTATGCAAATGCAAGCAGTCCGTTTGAGGGAATGCTGTAA